In one window of Vibrio sp. DW001 DNA:
- the xdhC gene encoding xanthine dehydrogenase accessory protein XdhC: MQDNHSDAFNPFIVGSKLTWLEACQWLEQHGEAYCIATIVAEAGSVPRANGSKMVISTHTQFDTLGGGNLERQVIKKARKLLDDKQEGVSIERFSLTADLQQCCGGAVQVMLESINCQLPKVVIYGAGHVSQALCTILQQLPCHVRVIDNRHEWVEQVTVLGVKAYQHDFPIETVDNLDAKSIVLIMTHDHALDFDLTKLAIERSCFPYIGLIGSQGKKQRFEFRLKEQLSDPSLLEQLTCPIGLAGIHGKLPMQVAVSVSAQLIVLFEAIKSDSASQSEDRPRSERQWQRANDVRKMLKGTPHD, translated from the coding sequence ATGCAAGATAATCACTCAGACGCTTTCAATCCGTTCATTGTGGGCTCGAAATTAACGTGGTTAGAGGCGTGTCAATGGCTAGAACAACATGGCGAAGCGTATTGTATCGCCACCATTGTTGCTGAAGCTGGCTCGGTTCCTCGGGCAAACGGCAGTAAAATGGTCATCTCAACCCATACTCAGTTCGACACACTTGGTGGTGGAAACCTTGAACGTCAGGTAATCAAAAAAGCGCGAAAATTGTTAGACGATAAACAAGAAGGCGTTTCTATTGAGCGCTTTTCGTTAACCGCAGATTTACAACAGTGTTGCGGCGGTGCGGTGCAGGTTATGCTTGAGAGCATAAACTGCCAATTGCCTAAAGTCGTTATTTATGGTGCCGGACATGTAAGCCAAGCCTTGTGTACCATTCTTCAGCAGCTGCCTTGTCATGTGCGCGTTATCGATAATCGGCATGAATGGGTAGAACAAGTAACGGTGTTAGGTGTAAAAGCCTATCAACACGACTTTCCTATCGAAACCGTCGACAATCTCGACGCAAAAAGCATCGTGCTTATTATGACACATGACCATGCTTTAGATTTTGACTTAACGAAATTAGCGATAGAAAGATCCTGTTTTCCTTATATTGGCCTTATCGGTTCTCAAGGTAAGAAACAGCGCTTTGAGTTTCGCTTAAAAGAACAACTCTCTGACCCTTCATTACTGGAACAACTCACCTGTCCAATCGGCCTTGCGGGTATTCATGGAAAATTACCGATGCAAGTTGCTGTGTCGGTTTCTGCCCAGCTTATCGTCCTTTTTGAAGCAATCAAATCCGATTCAGCGAGCCAATCAGAAGACCGCCCGCGCAGCGAGAGACAGTGGCAGCGGGCAAACGACGTCAGAAAGATGTTGAAGGGGACTCCGCATGACTAA
- a CDS encoding 2-oxo-4-hydroxy-4-carboxy-5-ureidoimidazoline decarboxylase, producing the protein MTNQPADHRPSIDKPLLEKICSSQRWQTLLLTSLCPNSGTMLNKENVIGMADKAFCQLEENDWLDAFAGHPMIGDISSLREKYAQGKGLSENEQNQVSGASETVLQSLLKLNHAYLNKFGFIFIICATNKSAQEMRDILQFRLNNSRAEELLNASVEQRKISHIRMEALL; encoded by the coding sequence ATGACTAATCAACCTGCAGACCACAGACCTTCCATCGATAAACCATTGTTGGAAAAAATTTGCTCAAGCCAACGCTGGCAGACGCTGTTATTAACATCGTTATGTCCTAACTCCGGAACGATGTTAAACAAAGAGAACGTGATTGGTATGGCGGACAAAGCCTTTTGCCAACTTGAAGAGAATGACTGGTTAGATGCCTTTGCTGGCCACCCAATGATTGGTGATATATCTAGCCTTAGAGAGAAATACGCGCAAGGCAAGGGCTTGAGTGAGAACGAGCAGAATCAGGTATCGGGCGCATCCGAAACGGTACTGCAATCACTTCTTAAATTGAATCACGCTTACCTCAATAAATTTGGTTTTATCTTTATCATCTGTGCCACAAATAAATCAGCCCAAGAGATGCGCGATATTTTGCAATTTCGACTCAACAATAGTCGTGCTGAGGAGTTACTAAACGCCTCTGTAGAACAGAGAAAGATCAGCCATATTCGCATGGAGGCACTATTATGA
- the uraH gene encoding hydroxyisourate hydrolase has translation MSSLSCHVLNTTHGIPASCIEVELTRFSQHESLQKGITDQDGRFQFDAVTLEKGRYTLKFHTEQYCQNQFDDCFFPMVDVHFIVEDERHYHVPLLLSPFSYSTYRGS, from the coding sequence ATGAGCAGCTTAAGTTGTCACGTACTCAATACCACCCATGGTATTCCTGCTTCTTGTATCGAAGTAGAACTCACTCGATTCTCTCAACATGAGAGTCTGCAAAAAGGCATCACCGATCAGGATGGTCGCTTTCAGTTTGATGCCGTCACACTTGAAAAGGGACGATACACGCTCAAGTTTCACACCGAGCAATACTGCCAGAACCAGTTCGACGATTGTTTTTTTCCTATGGTAGATGTGCATTTTATTGTCGAAGATGAACGTCACTATCATGTTCCTCTGTTGCTTTCTCCATTCTCTTATTCTACCTATAGGGGAAGTTAA
- the guaD gene encoding guanine deaminase — MLRQVHRGSLLHFPKSSIDPAKNYQYFNDGVLVIQEGKIVHVGEAETFFKLPENQQLLNYGGVDLHKGLIIPGMIDGHVHLPQIEMIASYGKQLLDWLNEYTFPTEKKFAEVEYCYRQSRFFLEQLLSHGTTTASVFATVHPHSVDAFFVAAEELDARMICGKVMMDRNCPDYLQDTPESAYYDSKVLIERWHGNGRAMYAITPRFAPTSSPEQLKKAGQLAEEHPDTFIQTHLSENRSEIEWIKSLYPKHKDYLDIYQSFGLARDRSLFGHCLHLQNREYKALAESGATITFCPSSNLFLGSGLFDYQKAKDHNIPISIASDIGAGTSLSLFANQSDAYKICQLQGISLDPFESLYRCTQGAADAMGISHLVGNLNPGTEADFIELDIKASPILHQRLVRCNDLSEQLFAISMLSDERVIAATYLNGKLVYKKGSKICGHNSTSGLRYLSNGST; from the coding sequence ATGCTTAGACAAGTCCATCGGGGAAGTCTATTGCACTTCCCTAAAAGTAGTATCGATCCAGCCAAAAACTATCAATACTTTAATGACGGTGTATTAGTGATACAAGAGGGGAAGATCGTCCATGTCGGTGAGGCCGAAACGTTTTTCAAACTACCCGAGAATCAACAGCTACTCAATTATGGTGGGGTAGATCTGCACAAGGGATTAATCATTCCCGGAATGATCGACGGCCATGTACATCTGCCGCAAATTGAGATGATAGCCAGCTACGGCAAACAGCTCTTAGATTGGTTGAATGAGTACACCTTCCCTACCGAGAAAAAGTTTGCCGAAGTGGAGTATTGCTATCGACAATCACGGTTCTTTTTAGAACAGTTGCTTTCTCACGGAACTACGACCGCGAGCGTATTTGCAACGGTCCACCCACACTCCGTTGATGCTTTTTTTGTCGCGGCTGAAGAGTTAGATGCAAGGATGATCTGCGGAAAAGTCATGATGGATAGAAACTGTCCTGATTACCTGCAAGATACGCCTGAATCCGCTTATTACGATAGTAAGGTACTCATAGAGAGATGGCACGGGAATGGCCGAGCCATGTACGCGATCACGCCTAGATTTGCACCAACAAGCTCACCGGAGCAGCTTAAAAAAGCGGGACAACTTGCCGAAGAACACCCAGACACCTTTATTCAGACTCACCTAAGTGAAAATCGGTCTGAAATAGAGTGGATAAAATCACTCTACCCAAAACACAAAGATTATCTCGATATTTATCAAAGCTTCGGCCTAGCTCGTGACCGTTCACTATTCGGTCACTGTCTCCACCTGCAAAATCGCGAGTATAAAGCGTTAGCAGAATCAGGGGCTACCATCACCTTTTGCCCCTCTTCTAATCTATTCCTTGGTAGCGGTTTATTCGATTACCAAAAAGCAAAAGACCACAATATCCCAATATCCATAGCCAGTGATATTGGCGCAGGGACAAGCCTAAGCTTATTCGCCAATCAGTCGGACGCCTACAAAATTTGTCAGTTGCAAGGCATTAGCTTAGACCCATTTGAATCTTTATATCGCTGTACACAGGGTGCGGCCGATGCCATGGGCATATCCCATCTTGTTGGCAATCTTAATCCCGGAACCGAAGCCGATTTTATCGAACTGGATATCAAAGCTTCGCCCATTCTTCATCAGCGCTTGGTGCGCTGCAATGATCTATCCGAGCAACTGTTTGCTATCTCAATGCTAAGTGATGAAAGAGTCATCGCGGCTACCTATCTGAATGGAAAACTCGTCTACAAAAAAGGAAGTAAAATATGTGGCCACAACTCTACGAGTGGATTGCGTTATTTATCAAATGGTTCCACGTAA
- a CDS encoding urate hydroxylase PuuD yields the protein MWPQLYEWIALFIKWFHVISGIAWIGASFYFTWLDNSLEIPPKWKMDKGIKGGLWAVHGGGFYEVTKYQVGPEKMPDNLHWFKWEAYTTWVTGSVLMIWMYYLNAQAYLIDPRVMTLSTTAAISLGVGTILAGVVCYEVLLRSPLANNRTRFVVSLTVAGGVFFFAFTEFFSGRGAFIHMGALIGSIMVNNVWHKIIPGQRKMVAQVAAGEPVDPTPGLEGKRRSIHNNYLTLPVIFLMISNHYPMVYQHEFNWLVALLIMIISAWIRHYFNLKHTGKNKPSVLITGIAAMCLLSVLISIPPVTSKVTAAEGQVSEVTSLTTVQGSAKAIISLRCVSCHSSNPTDDVFVVAPSGVVFDNWQDIERWIPRILARSVDTADMPFLNKTGMTDEERSRLKQLLNQSK from the coding sequence ATGTGGCCACAACTCTACGAGTGGATTGCGTTATTTATCAAATGGTTCCACGTAATCAGTGGCATTGCATGGATAGGGGCAAGCTTCTATTTTACGTGGTTGGATAATAGCTTAGAGATACCACCAAAATGGAAAATGGACAAAGGTATTAAGGGCGGTTTATGGGCCGTACATGGTGGCGGTTTCTACGAGGTAACAAAATACCAAGTCGGTCCAGAAAAAATGCCAGACAATCTACATTGGTTTAAATGGGAAGCCTACACCACATGGGTGACTGGATCCGTATTGATGATCTGGATGTATTACCTTAATGCGCAGGCCTACCTTATTGACCCAAGGGTGATGACCCTTTCCACGACAGCAGCCATTAGCTTAGGGGTTGGGACTATTTTGGCGGGAGTGGTCTGTTATGAAGTGTTATTACGTTCTCCATTAGCCAATAATCGAACGCGCTTTGTTGTTTCTCTTACCGTTGCAGGTGGGGTGTTTTTCTTCGCCTTCACTGAATTCTTTAGTGGACGTGGTGCCTTTATCCATATGGGAGCGCTAATAGGCTCGATTATGGTGAATAACGTCTGGCATAAGATCATCCCCGGTCAGCGAAAAATGGTGGCACAGGTCGCCGCGGGCGAACCCGTCGACCCTACTCCAGGTTTAGAAGGTAAAAGACGTTCGATTCACAATAATTACCTTACTCTACCCGTTATCTTCTTAATGATAAGTAACCATTACCCAATGGTCTATCAGCACGAATTTAACTGGTTGGTTGCCCTGCTAATCATGATAATCAGTGCATGGATTCGACACTACTTCAATCTAAAACACACCGGTAAAAACAAACCAAGTGTTCTGATTACCGGCATTGCAGCCATGTGTCTGCTCTCGGTGCTTATCAGTATCCCTCCTGTTACGTCTAAGGTGACAGCGGCAGAAGGACAAGTAAGTGAAGTAACCTCGCTGACGACAGTGCAAGGTTCAGCAAAAGCGATTATTTCGTTGCGCTGTGTGAGTTGCCACAGCAGCAACCCAACCGATGATGTTTTTGTTGTCGCGCCATCTGGCGTCGTCTTTGATAACTGGCAAGATATTGAACGTTGGATACCAAGGATTTTAGCGCGTTCAGTCGACACCGCTGATATGCCATTTTTAAATAAAACCGGCATGACAGATGAAGAGAGAAGCCGACTTAAGCAGCTGCTAAACCAATCTAAGTAG
- a CDS encoding LysR family transcriptional regulator, translating to MDVDQLRAFCQLAKSGNYRMASEQLFITQSALTKKIQRLENDINSILFERGRSGASLTQVGKTILPEAKRLVASFKAFEGLTRSVTDGTKGHLGIGFGISTYHQAPKYISTFKQNYPDVHITLNDIPSHHQTKLLLSGELQLSFNRLPVNPPLKSIRLFSDQLVVAVHEGELIDSKDSWKSLYQLNYMRLTPSRGQGLSGQIDSFLRDNQLQLNVEQESDDILTLLSLVSARLGYTVIPASAKLLSQPQIRYIPLSGPSSKWDVGLIWNNSYQDPVRQQFIDTLICT from the coding sequence ATGGATGTAGATCAACTGCGCGCATTTTGTCAGCTAGCTAAATCGGGCAACTACCGGATGGCTTCCGAGCAACTATTTATCACTCAGTCGGCACTAACTAAGAAAATTCAGCGTCTAGAAAACGACATAAACTCAATATTGTTCGAACGAGGCAGAAGTGGCGCGAGCTTAACTCAAGTGGGTAAAACGATTCTTCCGGAAGCAAAACGATTGGTTGCAAGCTTTAAAGCTTTTGAAGGGCTAACAAGATCGGTTACAGACGGTACGAAAGGGCATTTAGGTATCGGTTTTGGGATCTCTACCTACCACCAAGCACCTAAATATATTTCTACTTTTAAACAGAACTATCCGGATGTGCATATCACATTGAATGATATACCGTCGCACCATCAGACTAAACTGCTTCTGAGTGGCGAGCTTCAGCTAAGCTTTAATCGACTGCCTGTTAATCCTCCCTTAAAAAGTATTCGGCTTTTTTCGGATCAATTAGTCGTGGCTGTACATGAAGGCGAATTAATAGACAGTAAGGATAGCTGGAAATCACTTTACCAATTGAATTATATGCGACTTACCCCATCTAGAGGTCAGGGGCTGAGCGGGCAAATAGATTCGTTTCTTCGCGACAATCAATTGCAATTGAATGTGGAACAAGAGTCTGACGACATTTTAACACTTCTGTCTCTTGTCTCAGCAAGGTTGGGATATACTGTTATCCCAGCCAGCGCTAAATTATTGAGCCAACCACAGATCAGATATATCCCATTAAGTGGCCCCAGCTCAAAATGGGATGTAGGTTTAATCTGGAATAACAGCTATCAAGATCCAGTGAGACAACAATTTATCGACACACTTATTTGCACATGA
- a CDS encoding HAD family phosphatase has product MSAKIEAALFDMDGTLIDSKPIIEQAWRCVAQEYGIELNRATIEQHVHGRSGNYTRDFLFKHLSIKERHIAKGKVDAIEETSKPRLINGVINTLTMLREKGIKLALVTASWDSRIEFILSLHGLHHYFDCVVSRSDVKHGKPHPESFLLASKRLHCNIQNCVVFEDSLSGLESGIQSGAKCIAIGHLDYSEKPVHSTYLDFKALLNDQQNTLFNPP; this is encoded by the coding sequence ATGTCCGCTAAAATTGAAGCTGCACTGTTCGATATGGATGGGACGTTGATTGATTCCAAACCCATTATTGAACAGGCATGGCGTTGTGTAGCGCAAGAATATGGCATTGAGTTAAATAGGGCCACCATTGAGCAACATGTTCATGGTAGAAGTGGCAACTATACTCGTGATTTTTTATTCAAACACTTATCTATCAAAGAAAGGCATATAGCCAAGGGCAAAGTAGACGCGATCGAGGAGACATCCAAACCACGTCTTATAAATGGTGTAATAAACACTTTGACTATGCTGCGTGAAAAAGGAATAAAACTCGCCCTTGTCACCGCCAGTTGGGACAGTCGCATTGAATTTATTTTGTCTTTGCACGGCCTCCACCACTATTTTGATTGTGTGGTGTCCCGTAGTGATGTGAAACACGGAAAACCGCATCCAGAGTCTTTTTTACTTGCATCCAAAAGATTACATTGCAATATCCAAAACTGTGTTGTGTTTGAAGATTCGTTAAGTGGTTTGGAATCTGGCATTCAAAGTGGCGCAAAATGCATTGCAATTGGTCACCTAGATTACAGCGAAAAACCGGTCCATTCCACGTACCTTGATTTTAAAGCACTGTTGAATGACCAACAGAACACCTTATTTAATCCACCTTAA
- a CDS encoding DUF6653 family protein yields the protein MDFTKLSEQLMKMDDDSWAKHSNPWSVYTRFTLLPLISISFYSQHWIGSYSWLLVLISLIWVWLNPRLFKAPKQTDNWASRGTFGERIYLNRAVHAIPTHHQEAANVLQLLSALGMVPFLYGLYSLDVWVLIIGNIWIILCKAWFVDRMVWVYMDTDKPVKVD from the coding sequence ATGGATTTTACTAAGTTATCAGAGCAATTAATGAAGATGGACGACGATAGTTGGGCTAAGCATTCTAATCCATGGAGTGTCTATACTCGATTTACTCTTCTACCGCTCATTTCAATTTCTTTTTATTCACAGCATTGGATTGGATCATACAGTTGGCTATTGGTACTGATCTCACTTATCTGGGTATGGTTAAATCCTAGGTTATTTAAAGCACCAAAACAGACAGATAATTGGGCATCGAGGGGAACATTTGGTGAACGCATATATTTGAATCGTGCTGTGCACGCCATCCCAACACATCATCAGGAGGCGGCGAATGTCCTTCAATTGCTTTCTGCGCTGGGCATGGTTCCATTTCTTTATGGTCTTTACTCGTTAGATGTTTGGGTGTTAATCATCGGCAATATTTGGATTATCTTATGTAAAGCATGGTTCGTGGATCGCATGGTATGGGTGTATATGGACACAGACAAACCCGTTAAGGTGGATTAA
- a CDS encoding phosphotransferase, whose product MLEEKIDLHHMSLIGSGNQADVFYDGLDSVYKAFKSDVSYQTIAYEFEATKKASALRLPVPTIAGITTVNGKFALKMDLIEGESILSIIEKSPSTVFRLGELLANAHSEIHQKTVQDGLISQGVRLKGKILEKNLLSQEVKDKLLVLLLSLPTKSHLCHNDFHPGNLMQSMTHVVVLDWADADVGNPLADVARTYLLISLSRHSDASKVKQAMDKFFKFIICRQYIYHYRKNNTLDRNEFRAWLAVVAAARLSENFSGETEALKAIINNELKRHNRLR is encoded by the coding sequence ATGTTGGAAGAAAAAATCGATTTGCATCATATGAGTCTAATAGGAAGTGGAAATCAAGCTGACGTATTTTATGATGGTCTTGATTCCGTTTATAAAGCATTTAAATCCGACGTTTCTTATCAAACGATCGCGTATGAGTTCGAGGCAACTAAAAAAGCGAGTGCGTTACGTTTACCCGTTCCAACTATTGCCGGTATCACAACAGTGAATGGGAAATTTGCGCTAAAAATGGACCTGATAGAAGGGGAGTCAATACTAAGTATTATTGAGAAATCGCCATCGACTGTATTTCGGTTAGGAGAATTATTGGCGAATGCCCACAGCGAAATTCACCAGAAAACGGTGCAAGATGGTTTAATATCGCAAGGGGTTCGGCTTAAAGGAAAAATTTTAGAAAAGAACCTACTTTCGCAAGAAGTGAAAGATAAACTACTGGTCTTATTGTTGTCTTTACCGACGAAATCGCATCTGTGTCACAACGATTTCCATCCAGGGAATCTGATGCAAAGCATGACTCATGTCGTGGTTTTGGACTGGGCAGACGCTGACGTGGGTAACCCATTAGCGGATGTCGCTCGGACCTATCTTCTTATCTCACTCAGTAGGCACTCTGACGCGTCTAAAGTAAAACAAGCGATGGATAAGTTTTTCAAGTTCATTATCTGTCGTCAATATATCTACCATTACCGAAAAAATAACACGTTGGACAGGAATGAATTCAGAGCATGGTTAGCGGTTGTTGCTGCGGCGAGATTGTCTGAGAACTTCAGTGGAGAGACTGAGGCACTTAAAGCAATTATAAATAATGAATTGAAGAGACATAACCGATTACGTTAA
- a CDS encoding GNAT family N-acetyltransferase gives MSLVIELNSAPDKSEVDTIHEGLSAFNRTHLPFVQDASFALFLRSDTGKLYGGVTVRVLGQCLYLDYFWLSESVRGKGWGEKIIKMVEQEGKNRNVNGIYLDTYTFQASQFYKKLGFLETGRFRDFPVLGVDKIFLFKRCR, from the coding sequence TTGTCTTTAGTTATTGAGTTGAATAGCGCGCCTGATAAATCTGAAGTTGACACCATTCATGAAGGGCTGTCGGCGTTTAATAGGACTCACTTACCATTTGTTCAGGACGCCAGTTTCGCGTTATTTTTGCGTAGTGATACTGGTAAGTTATATGGCGGCGTCACAGTAAGAGTTTTAGGTCAGTGTTTGTATCTCGATTATTTTTGGTTATCAGAAAGCGTTAGAGGAAAAGGTTGGGGCGAGAAGATAATAAAAATGGTTGAGCAAGAAGGGAAAAATCGAAACGTCAATGGAATTTATCTCGATACGTATACATTTCAGGCTTCGCAATTTTATAAGAAATTAGGTTTTTTAGAAACGGGGAGATTCCGCGATTTTCCAGTCCTCGGCGTCGACAAAATATTCTTATTTAAGCGATGTCGTTAG
- a CDS encoding class I SAM-dependent methyltransferase: MNYLKVNKDAWDKRTKVHVDSKFYDVEGFLSGRNSLNQIELDEVGDVNGKALLHLQCHFGQDTLSWARLGAKVTGVDISSEAINVAKRLSDKLGLSTHFVCDDIYSFADTNDQLFDVVFVSYGALCWLPDLRRWADLVSSSLKEGGQLNLVEFHNFNDVLSGYSYFPSNEADVDDEGTYTENCTGETSVMMTWPHPISEVVNALIGAGLSVDSVNEFPYSPYNCFSEMEKDGDRGFKKLCNGQPIPLVYSIKARKQICL; the protein is encoded by the coding sequence ATGAATTACTTAAAGGTAAATAAAGACGCTTGGGATAAACGAACAAAAGTTCACGTAGACTCAAAGTTCTATGATGTAGAAGGCTTTCTGAGCGGAAGAAATTCGTTGAATCAAATTGAACTTGACGAAGTCGGCGACGTTAACGGTAAGGCATTACTCCATCTCCAGTGCCATTTTGGTCAAGATACACTGTCATGGGCAAGACTAGGCGCGAAGGTTACGGGTGTAGATATCTCTTCCGAGGCGATAAATGTGGCTAAGCGTCTTTCTGATAAGCTAGGCTTATCCACTCACTTTGTCTGTGATGATATCTACAGTTTCGCAGACACAAATGATCAATTATTCGATGTCGTTTTCGTTTCATACGGGGCCTTGTGTTGGTTACCGGATTTACGTCGTTGGGCCGATTTGGTTTCGAGTTCATTAAAAGAAGGCGGTCAACTTAACCTTGTGGAGTTTCATAACTTCAATGATGTTCTTTCGGGTTACTCTTATTTCCCATCGAACGAAGCCGATGTTGATGACGAAGGAACGTATACTGAAAACTGTACCGGAGAAACGTCGGTAATGATGACCTGGCCTCACCCTATAAGCGAAGTCGTCAATGCACTAATTGGAGCGGGTCTGAGTGTTGATAGCGTGAACGAGTTCCCATACAGCCCGTACAATTGTTTTTCCGAAATGGAAAAAGATGGAGATCGTGGATTTAAGAAGTTGTGCAACGGTCAACCGATACCATTAGTTTATTCCATTAAGGCAAGAAAACAGATTTGTCTTTAG
- a CDS encoding NAD(P)-dependent alcohol dehydrogenase has product MNYPMNDHFSSTQKMDAICLTDIPVVGRVHDYITMKKVPIPQPNNQEVLVKLCASAMHIDEIYAAQGTALGRFYGPKAISDEKPCILGSSVSGVVVKVGSGVKKVKIGDEVIAIPSEQMERGSWANYRVLDQKMVMRKPDKLTHVEAAATTMGACVAWGSIQAAKVRRGADCVVVGASGAIGSMIVQYLKSLDCHITAVCGAKNERYVRQLGAHEVVDYTLNDFADLAEYNAIRYDIVFDCVGGKSIEKSAFRVLKNDGVFETIVGPMQYVGEEKLSWSEFAGVLGYVGKRMLSTRVRRGPMYTFGEKYPKNVIEQAYKVLLNENIKMPIDRVIPFTQRSISEAIRHLTTHRAKGRIVINFENSFDSGVSVIC; this is encoded by the coding sequence ATGAATTATCCTATGAATGATCACTTCTCATCGACGCAAAAGATGGACGCTATATGCCTCACGGATATTCCGGTAGTGGGCAGAGTTCATGACTATATCACGATGAAAAAGGTGCCGATTCCACAACCAAACAACCAAGAAGTGTTGGTTAAGCTTTGTGCTTCAGCAATGCATATTGACGAAATCTATGCGGCACAAGGAACGGCTTTAGGTCGATTCTATGGCCCTAAAGCGATATCGGATGAGAAACCCTGTATTTTGGGTTCTTCGGTATCCGGTGTGGTTGTAAAAGTGGGGTCTGGCGTAAAAAAAGTAAAGATTGGTGATGAGGTTATCGCTATCCCGTCTGAACAAATGGAACGCGGATCTTGGGCGAATTATCGCGTGCTTGACCAGAAAATGGTGATGAGAAAGCCAGACAAATTAACACACGTTGAGGCCGCCGCGACCACTATGGGAGCCTGTGTCGCGTGGGGATCAATACAAGCTGCAAAGGTCCGTCGAGGAGCCGACTGTGTTGTCGTTGGCGCTTCTGGTGCCATTGGCAGTATGATCGTACAGTACTTAAAGAGTTTAGACTGTCATATTACGGCTGTTTGCGGCGCAAAAAATGAAAGGTATGTCCGCCAATTAGGCGCACATGAAGTCGTGGATTATACACTTAACGATTTTGCAGACTTGGCTGAGTATAACGCCATTCGTTACGACATCGTGTTCGATTGTGTAGGTGGGAAATCCATAGAAAAAAGCGCCTTTAGGGTACTTAAAAATGATGGTGTTTTTGAAACGATCGTTGGCCCCATGCAGTACGTAGGTGAAGAGAAGTTAAGTTGGTCAGAATTTGCTGGTGTCCTAGGTTATGTTGGAAAAAGAATGCTCAGCACAAGGGTTCGCCGTGGCCCGATGTATACTTTTGGTGAGAAGTATCCTAAGAATGTTATTGAGCAGGCTTACAAAGTCCTTCTCAATGAAAATATTAAAATGCCAATTGATAGGGTTATTCCTTTTACTCAACGGAGTATCTCAGAAGCGATACGTCATTTAACGACTCATCGAGCGAAAGGGCGGATTGTTATTAACTTTGAAAATTCGTTTGACTCGGGTGTTTCTGTTATCTGTTAG